One window from the genome of Thermus sediminis encodes:
- the ccdA gene encoding cytochrome c biogenesis protein CcdA, giving the protein MALSLSAAFLAGVLSFLSPCVLPLVPTYLFYLGGERGRPVFNAVFFVLGFGAVFFFLGLPFTLLGSLLFEHRQTLARIGGAVLVLFGLYMLGLRPRWGVSLRYEGETGRPLGAFLLGATLGLGWTPCIGPILGAILTLTAVGGGVGFLLAYILGLAVPFLLVALFAERLKGFLRRAGRLSHRVELLAGVVLILVGLLLLTDSFTALNAFFLRLTPEWLQRYL; this is encoded by the coding sequence ATGGCCCTTTCCCTGAGCGCAGCCTTCCTGGCAGGGGTGCTCTCCTTCCTCTCCCCGTGCGTGCTGCCCCTGGTGCCCACCTACCTCTTCTACTTGGGGGGGGAGCGGGGGCGCCCCGTCTTCAACGCCGTTTTCTTCGTCTTGGGCTTTGGGGCGGTGTTTTTCTTCCTGGGCCTGCCCTTCACCCTCCTTGGGAGCCTCCTCTTTGAACATCGCCAGACCCTAGCCCGGATAGGGGGGGCGGTTTTGGTGCTCTTCGGCCTCTACATGTTGGGCCTGAGGCCCAGGTGGGGGGTCTCCCTCCGCTACGAGGGGGAGACCGGCCGCCCCTTGGGAGCCTTCCTCCTGGGGGCCACCCTGGGTCTGGGCTGGACCCCCTGCATCGGTCCCATCCTGGGGGCCATCCTCACCCTCACCGCGGTGGGAGGGGGAGTGGGGTTCCTCCTGGCCTACATCCTGGGCCTGGCCGTGCCCTTCCTGCTGGTGGCCCTCTTCGCTGAACGCCTCAAGGGCTTTTTGAGGCGGGCGGGGCGGCTTTCCCACCGCGTGGAACTTCTTGCCGGCGTGGTCCTGATCCTGGTGGGGCTTCTCCTCCTCACGGACTCCTTCACCGCCCTTAACGCCTTTTTCCTTCGCCTTACGCCGGAGTGGCTGCAGAGGTACCTCTAG